The Methylomarinum sp. Ch1-1 genome contains the following window.
GCCATAAACACGGCGCCGAAGGCAAAGCCGCCCAACACCAGATGCCAGAGCGGGGTCACTTGAAACATCGCATTAGTCGCGCTGCCGGCCCAGTTGAACAGCAGGGCCAGAATCGTCATGCCCAGCGCCACCCCGGCCATGACCCGCCATGAAGCGACCTGGGTGATGATCAGGATGACTGCGCCGATCAAACAGGCCAGGGTCGAGGTCTCCCCCATAGAGCCGGGAATGAAGCCGAGAAAAGCGTCGCTCCAGGAGGCCGAGAGTGTCAGGCCGGGGTCCGCCCATTCCGCCAACGGTGTCGCGCGGCTATAGCCGTCGACGGCGACCCAGACGGAATTGCCGGTCATTTCCCTGGGATAGGAAAAAAACAGAAAACAGCGTCCGACCAGGGCCGGGTTGAGGATGTTCATGCCGACGCCGCCGTAGATTTCCTTGCCGATCACGACGCCGAACGAGATGCCGAGCGCCGCCTGCCACCAGGGCAGATCCGGCGGCAGCGTCAGCGCGAACAACAGGCTGGTGACCAAAAAACCTTCGTTGACGGCTTGTTTGCGGACGCAGGCGAACAATATTTCCCAGCATCCGCCGACGATGAGGGTGACGAAATAAAGCGGCAAGAAATAAAGCCCTCCATGTATCAAGTTGGAGAGGGCGCTGCTAGGCTCGATGCCGGCGCCCAGCACAGTTAGCAGGACGCCGCGCCAGCCCGAAGCCTGCGCCGCGTCCTGCGACTGCAGCGCCAGATTGGCTTGCAGGCCGGTATTGTAAAAAGCCATGACGACCGCCGGAATCAGTGCGACGATCACGGTGATCATCAGGCGTTTTAAATCCATGCCGTCACGGACGTGGGGCGCGCCACGGGTTACGGTTCCTGGCGTGTATAAAAAATAATCGATCGCCTGATACAGGGGCTGGAAACGCCGCCATTTGCCATCGTTGGCAAAAAGAGATGAGAATTTCTTATTCATCATGTCTCCTCCCGGCTCTGGGCTTCGATCAAATCCAGGTTTTTACGCAGCAGCGGACCGAATTCCAGTTTGGAGGGACAGACATAGGCGCAAAGGGCCAGGTCTTCCTCCGCCAGTTCCAGGCAACCTAGCGCCTCCGCTTCTTCGATATCTTCGACGGCCAAGGCGCGCAACAGGAACAACGGCATGATGTCCAGCGGCATGATCTTTTCAAAATTGCCGCTGGGGAGAATGGCGCGCACCTCGCCGTTCTTGGCGGTGGTGAAATCGAAGCGCGTGTCTGGCAGAAAGCGGGACAGGAAGACCGGCTTGACCGAATGACGGTTGAGCCCTGGGCCCAGCCAGCCTAAGAATTGGCGTTTCCTATCTTCGGGCAGCAGCGAGACCTGCTGATGAAAACGACCTAGATAGGCGGTGGCTCCGCTGGCCGTGTGGCCGGACAGCACAGAACCGGAGATGATCCGTTGCTCGCCATCGATCAGTTCGCCGGCGCATAGGTCTTCGAGGCCGGCGCCGACACGAGTCTTGATCAACCTGGGGTTGAGCGCCGACGGCCCTGCCAATGCAACGACGCGGTCGGTATAGAGGTTGCCGCTAGAGAATAATTTGCCGATGGCAATGACGTCCTGCAGGCCGACATGGCAAACAGTCTTGTCCAAAGACACCGGGTCCAGGAAATGGATATGGGTGCCGGCGTTACCGGCCGGATGAGGGCCGGAAAAGTCTTCGATGACCAGCTTGGCGAGATCGATATCAGGCAAATGGGTCTCGGGAGCCTTGCACAGAAACAGCTTGCCGTCGGTTAATGTGCTCAGTAAGCGCAGACCGTTCAGCAAATCCTGTTCATGGCCTTGTAGAATCGGGGCGATGGCCGGGGCTAAAGGATTGCTGTCGATAGCGGTGATAAAAATGGAGTGGGGGACGATTTCCGGATCGGCCACCTTGTCGAACGGCCGCGAACGCAATGCCGTCCACTGGCCAGAAGCCAGCAGTTGCTCGATGACGGTCTGGCGCGGCAATGTCGCGATTTCAGCGTCCGAATAAGACTGGAATTGAACTTGTTCGTCGCTGTCCGTCAGCTCGATGACGACCGAAAGCAGGGCGCGCCTTTCGCCTCGGTTGATCGCCGTAACCGTACCTGTGCCCGGCGACGTATAAATCACCGATGGAAACCTTTTGTCGCTGAACAGGACCTGGCCTTTGCGGACGGTATCGGACTCCTGGACTTCCAAATGAGGCTTCAAACCGGCGTAATCGATTCCCAGCAGCGCTACGCTGGTCGGCGGCGCCGCCGCTTTGATAATCTGTTCCGGTCGACCCGTGATCGGTAGGTCCAGGCCTTGTTTGATTTTTATCATGACAAGTTGTTTGTTCTGTCAACTAACAAAGACGGTTGTTGGTTGCTGCTGCTGCTGCAACATGACCCCACGAATGCAGAGCACTCGCCATAATGGACAAATCGTTCGGGGTGATAGCGACTCTGAGTAAAAATATTCAGGCTTAGCCAAACTATACGCGCTAGCCGCAGCCTTTACAATCAGGTCCGTCTGGATTTTTTCAGGTCAGCCATCGATGGCGAAGAACAGTTGCAGATAGACTGAGAAATCAATAGTCTACTCTCCCCTTAACATTCCTCGTAATACATAGACCTCGATAAATTGAATAAATCGCTATTTTTCAGCGTTGCGCTGACCCTACTGGTGTGGCTTGCATGGTATGGCTACTGCAGGCCCGATACGCTTGCCATTGTCGAAGCAAATTGGCCGGTGAGCCTGACCATGGTGTTCGGCTCCTTCATCGCCGGCGCCACCAGCGAGGGCGGCGGCGCGATCGCCTTTCCGGTGTTTACCAAGGTGTTGCAGATTGCGCCGCTGGAGGCCAAGGTCTTCTCGTTGGCGATTCAGAGCGTCGGCATGACGGCGGCAACGTTGACGATTGTCGTCATGCGTATCGATGTGGCCTGGCGCTTGGTCTTATGGGCCAGTCTGGGCGGCGCGTTCGGCGTTGTATTCAGTACCTTGCTGATAGCCCCTATGCTGGAGCCGGCGTTATTGAAAATGCTGTTCACCTCGATGGTCGTTAGTTTCGCCCTGACCTTGGCGCAGCTGAATTGGCGAGTCCGCGCCTATAATCGTCGTTTGCCGCTGTTCGGCTGGCCGGAAAAAGCCGGCATGCTATTGACCGGCGTGGTCGGCGGCGGCATGACCGGATTGGTCGGCAATGGCATCGACATCATTTGTTTTTCGGTGATGGTGCTGCTGTTCCGGTTAACGGAAAAAGTCTCGACGCCGACGTCGGTGATTTTGATGGCGATCAATTCGCTGGTCGGTTTCATGCTGCATGTCTTCGTCATCGGCGATTTTAACGAACGAGTGGAAGCTTACTGGCTGGCGGCGATTCCGGTGGTCGTGGTCGGAGCGCCGTTGGGGGCGTATTGTTGCACGAAATTGAACAATAAAATGATCGCTACCGTGTTAATCGCATTGATTTTGATCGAATTGTTCAGTTCGCTGTGTTTGATCCCATTAACTGGTAAGATTGGCGCTGTAAGCTTGACGGTATTTGTCGTCTTTTCGGTTATTTATTATCTGATGTCCCGGTCGTTGCGTTATAGACCGGTCGGAGAGGAGAAATAGTTATGCGTATTATCACTCGAGGTTTGCTGCTGGTATTGGTGGCCCTGTCACTGGTTTCCTGTAAAAAAGTGCTGAAGCCGAATGAACTGCCGGCGCACATTGCCGTTGGCGACACCTACTACACCCAGTTTGTCATTCGTTATGAAAAGGGGACGCATGTCACCACCAATTATCGCCGCGGCGCTTCCATTCCGGTCAATACGCCGGTTAATTTGCTCAAAATCACCACTAAGACGATCGAAGTGGCGCTGGATGACTCCAATCAGAAGTTACTGGTGAAGAATGTCGAGAAGCATACCGGCGATGATGTCATCGCTGCGTTCGACAAGTTGTTCGCGAAGAACAAGGTCAATCTGTCGAAATTTACCCGTCTGGAAAGACAGCATATTAAAAGCGGCACGGCGGCGAAGGGCATGCGCAAAGAGGCGGTGATCGTCGCGATAGGCTATCCGCCGGTTACCGAAACGATGAGCCTGGACAGCGATACCTGGGTCTATTGGAGCGGCCGCTTCAATCGCTTCAATGTGCACTTCAAGAACGGCAAGGTGAGCTGGGTTGAAGATTAAATTGCCGGGGAAACTCTGATCATGCTCGGAATCGTCAAAGGGGTGGTCGTCACCAGTTTATTTTTGGCTTACCCTTATCTGGTCTATCGAGGCATAGAAAGCGGCATGGTTTGGCTGGCGCCGTCCATCTTTTCCGCTCTTTATTTGCTGCAGGCCTTTGCCGCTCGCAACGCCAGGATCAAACTCTACAAGGCGTCGATTGCGATAGCGCTGTTGTTGGGCGCTTATTATCTGCAGACGCTGACCGCGAAGGTATTGCCGGTGCTGATTCAGCTGATGCTGATGTATTTTTTCGGGCGGACCTTGCTGAAAGGCAAGGGGCCGTCATTTATCGAAAGCTTCGTGCGCCTGGAGTTTCCGCAATTTCCGCCCGGCGTCAGTGAATATTGCCGGCAATTGACGTGGTTATGGACCGCTTTTTTTGCCTTCAATGCGCTGATGTGTGTGGCTTTGGCGGTCTGGGGTAGCGACTTCTGGTGGACGCTTTATAATGGCGTGTTTATTTATTTGATGATCGGCCTGCTGATGATCGGGGAATACGTCTACCGACATTTTCGCTTTCCCGATCTGGGCATACCCGATCCGCAATCGACGATCAGGACGATGATCGTCAATGGTCGCAAAATCTGGCTCGATGTACAGGCGCGTTGAATGAAACTAAATGATCTAAAAAACTACTGTCTGAGTTTGGCGTTGACGCCGTTTCTGGTCGGCAACAGTGTTCATGCCGACGATACATTAGCTGCGTTGATGCAGCGGATGAAGTCGGATACCGCGGTCAGGGTCGCCTATCAAGAAACCCGCACGCTGGCTTTGATGGAGCAACCCTGGCATGGCAGCGGCTATATGTATTCGCTGCCGCCGGATCTTATGATCAAGGAACAGTTAAGGCCCGAGCGGGTGTTGATGGGTATCAATGGCGAGCAGATGCTGTATTTCGATCCCGGCAACGAGGTTCGTCATCAGGGCGTCATGGACGCCGATAATCCGATGACGCTGAATATCGCCGTTTTCAAAGCCTTGATGACGGCCGATCAAGCCCTGCTGGACAGCCTGTATCAGGTGGAGTTTGTCTCGTTGCCGGAGCGCTGGTCCATGGTGCTGAGGGCC
Protein-coding sequences here:
- a CDS encoding sulfite exporter TauE/SafE family protein, whose amino-acid sequence is MNKSLFFSVALTLLVWLAWYGYCRPDTLAIVEANWPVSLTMVFGSFIAGATSEGGGAIAFPVFTKVLQIAPLEAKVFSLAIQSVGMTAATLTIVVMRIDVAWRLVLWASLGGAFGVVFSTLLIAPMLEPALLKMLFTSMVVSFALTLAQLNWRVRAYNRRLPLFGWPEKAGMLLTGVVGGGMTGLVGNGIDIICFSVMVLLFRLTEKVSTPTSVILMAINSLVGFMLHVFVIGDFNERVEAYWLAAIPVVVVGAPLGAYCCTKLNNKMIATVLIALILIELFSSLCLIPLTGKIGAVSLTVFVVFSVIYYLMSRSLRYRPVGEEK
- a CDS encoding Na(+)-translocating NADH-quinone reductase subunit A; translated protein: MIKIKQGLDLPITGRPEQIIKAAAPPTSVALLGIDYAGLKPHLEVQESDTVRKGQVLFSDKRFPSVIYTSPGTGTVTAINRGERRALLSVVIELTDSDEQVQFQSYSDAEIATLPRQTVIEQLLASGQWTALRSRPFDKVADPEIVPHSIFITAIDSNPLAPAIAPILQGHEQDLLNGLRLLSTLTDGKLFLCKAPETHLPDIDLAKLVIEDFSGPHPAGNAGTHIHFLDPVSLDKTVCHVGLQDVIAIGKLFSSGNLYTDRVVALAGPSALNPRLIKTRVGAGLEDLCAGELIDGEQRIISGSVLSGHTASGATAYLGRFHQQVSLLPEDRKRQFLGWLGPGLNRHSVKPVFLSRFLPDTRFDFTTAKNGEVRAILPSGNFEKIMPLDIMPLFLLRALAVEDIEEAEALGCLELAEEDLALCAYVCPSKLEFGPLLRKNLDLIEAQSREET
- a CDS encoding NADH:ubiquinone reductase (Na(+)-transporting) subunit B, whose product is MNKKFSSLFANDGKWRRFQPLYQAIDYFLYTPGTVTRGAPHVRDGMDLKRLMITVIVALIPAVVMAFYNTGLQANLALQSQDAAQASGWRGVLLTVLGAGIEPSSALSNLIHGGLYFLPLYFVTLIVGGCWEILFACVRKQAVNEGFLVTSLLFALTLPPDLPWWQAALGISFGVVIGKEIYGGVGMNILNPALVGRCFLFFSYPREMTGNSVWVAVDGYSRATPLAEWADPGLTLSASWSDAFLGFIPGSMGETSTLACLIGAVILIITQVASWRVMAGVALGMTILALLFNWAGSATNAMFQVTPLWHLVLGGFAFGAVFMATDPVSSAHTRAGQYVYGLLIGALTVLVRVINPGFAEGIMLAILFGNIFAPTIDRFFLDRHIERRRRRLTSDAER
- a CDS encoding outer membrane lipoprotein carrier protein LolA — encoded protein: MKLNDLKNYCLSLALTPFLVGNSVHADDTLAALMQRMKSDTAVRVAYQETRTLALMEQPWHGSGYMYSLPPDLMIKEQLRPERVLMGINGEQMLYFDPGNEVRHQGVMDADNPMTLNIAVFKALMTADQALLDSLYQVEFVSLPERWSMVLRAKNDPDSPFRIEISGAHGKQAERIHVEQADGDSREISMEKEAEGGEVKARMEQLYQELLGADE